One genomic region from Streptomyces sp. NBC_01304 encodes:
- a CDS encoding DUF4097 family beta strand repeat-containing protein, with protein sequence MRRQPVRVLVAVAVTACTVGGLAACSDLGETTFEDEAKVSQKVSSIRLDSANGGVRIEASAETSTVSVHREINYRGDKPDGVSFRVENGVLTLSGCGEKCGVNYEVKVPAGLPVAGGTTNGGLTLSGVGAVDVHTSNGAIAVNGATGPVKLRTSNGDVKVKGAKGGGIDTQTTNGAVTIQTATAQNIKARTTSGGLTVTVPPAKYRISAEASNGDKDVAFRNDPSGTYRLDLSTTNGSLTVKSAG encoded by the coding sequence ATGCGCCGCCAACCCGTGCGCGTTCTTGTGGCAGTGGCTGTGACCGCGTGCACGGTCGGCGGGCTGGCTGCCTGCTCGGACCTTGGCGAGACGACCTTCGAGGACGAGGCCAAGGTGTCTCAGAAGGTCAGCTCGATCCGCCTCGACAGCGCCAACGGTGGGGTACGGATAGAAGCTTCGGCGGAAACCTCCACGGTCTCCGTGCATCGCGAAATCAACTACCGGGGTGACAAGCCGGACGGCGTCTCCTTCCGCGTGGAAAACGGTGTCCTGACGCTTTCCGGTTGCGGTGAGAAATGCGGCGTCAACTACGAGGTCAAGGTGCCCGCCGGCCTTCCGGTGGCGGGTGGAACGACCAATGGCGGCCTCACGCTGTCCGGCGTCGGCGCGGTCGACGTGCACACGAGCAATGGCGCGATCGCCGTGAACGGCGCGACGGGCCCGGTGAAATTGCGTACATCCAATGGCGACGTCAAGGTCAAAGGCGCCAAGGGCGGCGGCATCGACACCCAGACCACGAACGGTGCAGTGACGATCCAGACGGCCACCGCCCAGAACATCAAGGCCCGCACGACCAGCGGTGGCCTCACCGTAACGGTGCCGCCCGCCAAGTATCGGATCTCGGCGGAAGCCTCCAACGGCGACAAGGACGTGGCCTTCCGGAACGATCCTTCGGGAACGTACCGTCTGGATCTGTCGACGACGAACGGCAGCCTGACGGTGAAGTCGGCAGGGTAG
- a CDS encoding DUF4232 domain-containing protein, with protein sequence MNTAARRIRTGSRGWKSYVLGTAAAAALLATTACEPGSDDAADAPKTSDRPSATSSASPSAHTSKQPSDSGDQDDKGGDGDDSGTPLCSLDDLSVSATNYDAKGEPVRHILLVATNSGSKKCDIQNYPEVTLGDAQGPAPVKKGTDSGEVLTLAPGQKAYAGLLATGGHMDTYDVTSMTLGLGSPGGESEAAPPIDLTMPVKSFPADDGQRVTYWAGTEGLAMRPVTQS encoded by the coding sequence ATGAACACTGCTGCCCGCAGAATCCGCACCGGTTCACGTGGCTGGAAGTCCTACGTTCTGGGCACCGCGGCGGCCGCCGCACTCCTGGCCACCACCGCATGCGAGCCCGGCTCCGACGATGCCGCAGACGCACCCAAGACGTCGGACCGGCCAAGCGCGACGAGCTCAGCGTCGCCAAGTGCGCACACGTCGAAGCAGCCCAGCGACAGCGGTGACCAAGACGACAAGGGCGGGGACGGCGACGACTCCGGCACCCCCCTGTGCTCCTTGGACGACCTGTCGGTGTCCGCCACGAACTATGACGCGAAGGGCGAGCCGGTCCGGCACATCCTCCTCGTCGCCACCAACTCGGGCAGCAAGAAGTGCGACATCCAGAACTACCCCGAGGTGACGCTCGGCGACGCCCAGGGCCCGGCCCCGGTGAAGAAGGGAACCGACTCCGGCGAGGTCCTCACCCTCGCTCCCGGCCAAAAGGCATACGCCGGACTGCTCGCCACCGGCGGCCACATGGACACCTACGACGTGACGTCCATGACCCTTGGCCTCGGCAGCCCCGGCGGCGAGAGCGAAGCGGCCCCGCCCATCGACCTGACCATGCCCGTCAAGTCGTTCCCGGCCGACGACGGCCAGCGTGTCACTTACTGGGCAGGTACCGAGGGCCTCGCCATGCGTCCCGTGACCCAGTCCTGA
- a CDS encoding thioredoxin family protein, giving the protein MASRVHQPMEPEEFDFILAKSPRPVLAFFSGTWPKAVNVCREMDSVVRELAQEYDDRLTAVKVDMTRCPEPTRRFGVTGAPTFLLIKQGEAVATWQGPLDGEELRKFVATHV; this is encoded by the coding sequence ATGGCGAGTCGTGTTCACCAGCCCATGGAGCCGGAGGAATTCGACTTCATCCTCGCCAAGTCCCCAAGGCCGGTGCTCGCCTTCTTCTCTGGTACCTGGCCCAAGGCCGTGAATGTGTGCAGGGAGATGGACTCCGTTGTGCGTGAACTGGCGCAGGAGTACGACGATCGCCTGACGGCGGTGAAGGTCGACATGACCCGCTGCCCGGAGCCGACGCGTCGATTCGGCGTCACGGGAGCACCGACATTCCTCCTGATCAAGCAGGGCGAAGCGGTGGCTACGTGGCAGGGCCCCTTGGACGGGGAAGAGCTAAGGAAGTTCGTAGCCACACACGTCTGA
- a CDS encoding alpha/beta fold hydrolase produces the protein METHTLETAGADLVYDVRGPLPTADRRPPLFTIGQPMDATGFAALAARFPERTVVTYDPRGLGRSTRKDGRVDHTPQTQADDVHAIVEALGAGPVEMFASSGGAITALAVVAKYPADVTTLVAHEPPLITLTPDGPAAVQARAGVREAYEKRGWGAGMAAFVAMTSWEGEFTDAYFAQPEADPAALGMPAEDDGSRDDPLLSDRSWAVSSYRPDVDAIAAAPTRVVIAVGEESEHVLTGRTSVATAELLGQRVTVFPSHHGGFLDGEFGYPGKPDEFAHRLREVLDGAS, from the coding sequence CTGGAGACTCACACACTCGAGACAGCCGGCGCGGACCTGGTCTACGACGTCCGCGGGCCGCTGCCGACCGCAGACCGGCGCCCGCCGTTGTTCACGATCGGGCAGCCCATGGATGCCACTGGCTTTGCCGCGCTCGCGGCGCGCTTCCCAGAGCGGACCGTCGTGACCTATGACCCGCGCGGGCTCGGCCGCAGCACCCGTAAGGATGGGCGGGTCGACCATACGCCGCAGACCCAGGCCGACGACGTACACGCCATCGTCGAGGCCCTCGGGGCCGGACCGGTCGAGATGTTCGCAAGCAGTGGCGGAGCGATCACCGCCCTCGCCGTCGTGGCGAAGTATCCGGCGGACGTGACCACCCTGGTCGCACACGAGCCACCGCTCATCACCCTCACGCCGGACGGCCCGGCAGCTGTGCAAGCGCGGGCCGGTGTACGAGAGGCGTACGAAAAGCGGGGATGGGGGGCCGGGATGGCTGCGTTCGTGGCCATGACCTCGTGGGAGGGAGAGTTCACCGACGCGTACTTCGCGCAGCCGGAGGCAGATCCCGCCGCGTTGGGGATGCCTGCGGAGGATGACGGCTCGCGGGACGATCCGCTGCTGTCCGACCGGTCATGGGCCGTCAGCAGCTATCGGCCGGACGTCGACGCGATCGCTGCGGCGCCGACCCGCGTGGTGATCGCGGTGGGCGAGGAGTCCGAGCACGTGCTGACCGGACGCACCTCCGTGGCGACCGCCGAGCTGCTCGGGCAGAGGGTGACGGTGTTCCCGAGCCATCACGGCGGGTTCCTCGACGGAGAGTTCGGATATCCGGGGAAGCCGGACGAGTTCGCACATCGACTACGGGAGGTCCTTGACGGCGCCTCGTAG
- a CDS encoding peptide MFS transporter, with protein sequence MRVRSQRKGTPGEQAPAKRHPASFRDHPHGLATLALTEMWERFSLFGMVAILVHFFVSSKQGGGMDLATDSSVAVAGVYLAMMGLLALPGGWVADRFLGARRAVFLGGLVIMTGHICLAIPGNYGVWPGLLLIAVGTGLLKTNITSMVGFLYARDDTHRRAAGYSLYYMGISVGALIAPMIVGFLSEEIDWHVGFGASAVGMAIGLTQFALGRNRMADSYREHPVLPLTARERRNVLRGIAGAVVGVALLVLLAAETGALSLDNLTYALAALGLIVPAVYLAHMYRCPHVTAPERVKLKAYIWFFAAAALFWMIYDQMATTLNIFASQKVDLHLAGWAMPASWTMSFPSVYGIVLAPLIGMLWLRKGRRFSTPGKFSVALGLIGGSFLAMAVASSLAAGGAKVSLWWLVGVYFIQVVGELCLSLVGVVITMALAPRAFTSQMIGIWFLAAATGDSIGGQVPRLDGVIGQTGNFLWQGALLVVAGLLMRKGAKWLRTQIGEQHSGGRAAEVAVTA encoded by the coding sequence ATGAGGGTTCGGTCGCAACGTAAGGGCACCCCGGGAGAGCAGGCGCCCGCGAAGCGGCACCCGGCGTCCTTCCGGGACCACCCACATGGTCTGGCGACCCTCGCCCTGACGGAGATGTGGGAGCGGTTCAGCCTCTTCGGCATGGTCGCGATCCTCGTGCACTTCTTCGTGTCCTCGAAGCAGGGCGGCGGCATGGACCTCGCCACGGACAGTTCCGTGGCGGTCGCGGGCGTGTACCTGGCCATGATGGGTCTGCTCGCGCTCCCCGGCGGCTGGGTCGCCGACCGCTTCCTCGGAGCGCGGCGCGCGGTGTTCCTGGGCGGCCTCGTCATCATGACGGGCCACATATGCCTGGCGATCCCGGGCAACTACGGTGTCTGGCCGGGGCTGTTGCTCATCGCCGTCGGCACCGGACTGCTGAAGACCAACATCACCTCGATGGTCGGCTTCCTCTACGCCAGGGACGACACGCACCGGCGCGCGGCCGGCTACTCGCTCTACTACATGGGCATCAGCGTCGGCGCCCTGATCGCCCCGATGATCGTCGGCTTCCTCAGCGAGGAGATCGACTGGCACGTGGGCTTCGGCGCCTCCGCGGTCGGCATGGCCATCGGCCTGACACAGTTCGCGCTGGGCAGGAACCGGATGGCCGACAGCTACCGGGAGCACCCGGTCCTCCCGCTCACGGCCCGCGAGCGCCGCAACGTGCTGCGCGGCATCGCCGGCGCGGTCGTCGGCGTCGCCCTGCTCGTGCTGCTCGCCGCCGAGACCGGGGCCCTGAGCCTCGACAACCTCACGTACGCTCTGGCGGCCCTCGGCCTGATCGTCCCGGCCGTCTACCTCGCCCACATGTACCGCTGCCCGCACGTCACCGCCCCGGAGCGGGTGAAGCTCAAGGCGTACATCTGGTTCTTCGCGGCCGCCGCCCTGTTCTGGATGATCTACGACCAGATGGCGACCACGCTCAACATCTTCGCCTCGCAGAAGGTCGACCTGCACCTGGCCGGCTGGGCAATGCCCGCGAGTTGGACCATGTCCTTCCCTTCCGTGTACGGGATCGTGCTCGCCCCGCTGATCGGGATGCTCTGGCTGCGCAAGGGGCGGAGGTTCTCCACCCCCGGCAAGTTCTCCGTGGCGCTCGGCCTGATCGGCGGCTCCTTCCTCGCGATGGCCGTCGCCTCGTCGCTGGCCGCCGGGGGCGCGAAGGTCTCCCTGTGGTGGCTGGTCGGCGTCTACTTCATCCAGGTCGTCGGCGAGCTGTGCCTGAGCCTGGTCGGCGTGGTGATCACCATGGCGCTCGCGCCGCGCGCCTTCACCAGCCAGATGATCGGCATTTGGTTCCTGGCCGCCGCGACCGGCGACAGCATCGGCGGCCAAGTACCGCGCCTGGACGGCGTGATCGGGCAGACCGGCAACTTCCTGTGGCAAGGAGCCCTCCTCGTCGTCGCGGGCCTGCTGATGCGCAAGGGCGCCAAGTGGCTGCGTACACAGATCGGCGAACAGCACTCCGGCGGGCGGGCGGCCGAGGTCGCGGTCACCGCCTGA
- a CDS encoding alpha-ketoglutarate-dependent dioxygenase AlkB, with product MPPESRISDEIFSCALPIEENLFAELSASTRFEDAGKGRRGAVLTKIDEAGGVPLVRTTTRYGGPAQRFRAVHERLAQEIQERAALSVGFNNALIETYTNAYKTMGSHSDQALDLANESSIAVFSCYEHPESGSPRKLIFESKESGGETLEIPLAHHSVVVFSVDSNRRLKHKIVLDTPVQTTDNQWLGVTFRTSKTFIRFRDGHAYLPHGARLMSADDEQRREFYQLRRRENNETHFSYPRLTYTISESDLMPPA from the coding sequence TTGCCCCCCGAGTCTAGAATTTCGGATGAGATCTTCTCGTGCGCTTTGCCAATCGAGGAGAATCTCTTTGCGGAGCTGTCCGCGTCGACTCGTTTCGAAGATGCAGGAAAAGGCAGACGAGGCGCCGTGCTCACCAAGATCGATGAGGCGGGCGGTGTGCCTCTCGTGCGTACTACCACGCGATACGGCGGCCCGGCGCAGCGTTTCCGGGCGGTGCACGAACGACTTGCGCAAGAGATTCAAGAACGTGCGGCACTGTCGGTGGGCTTCAACAACGCTCTCATCGAGACCTACACGAACGCCTACAAAACCATGGGCAGCCATTCCGACCAAGCACTCGACCTGGCCAACGAGTCGTCCATCGCCGTCTTCTCCTGCTACGAACACCCCGAATCCGGCTCGCCGAGGAAACTGATCTTCGAATCAAAGGAGTCCGGTGGTGAGACGTTGGAGATCCCCCTCGCCCACCACAGTGTCGTCGTGTTCTCCGTTGACTCGAATCGGCGACTCAAGCACAAAATCGTCTTGGACACACCTGTCCAGACGACGGACAACCAATGGTTGGGCGTAACGTTTCGCACGTCAAAGACGTTCATTCGGTTTCGCGACGGACACGCGTACCTCCCACACGGGGCGCGCCTCATGTCGGCCGACGATGAGCAGAGGCGCGAGTTCTACCAACTACGGCGCCGCGAGAACAATGAAACGCACTTCAGCTACCCCCGCTTGACGTACACGATCAGCGAGAGCGATCTGATGCCGCCCGCCTGA
- a CDS encoding WD40 repeat domain-containing serine/threonine protein kinase — translation MDEAVETPAVWGVGDIIDGRYEVSLVHEHGGMGLVYRVRHLAWGMDLAVKCPRPEWFTSAADRERFITEAETWVSLGLHPNVCSCYYVRTMGGIPRVFAEYVAGGSLREWINDRRLYEGGRQEALARILDVSIQVAWGLEHAHGRGLVHQDVKPDNVLIDGDDPQDLMAKVSDFGLARAQATARMRPEGGNASDKTIMVPTGGMTRAYASPEQLAGQALGRRSDIYSFAVSVLEMFTGGVTWMIGSAAGEVLAVYRAGGPEEDGLPQAPDALADLLARCLETDPAQRPRTMAEVAEALVGMYREGAGRPYPRSRPAAADLRADEWNNRALSLVDLGRPAQAQEAFAAALKADPRHVRASYNAGMWRWRRGEISDAGLLADMEAVRADTGDAWQARLALLQVHLERADLDAARALADALIREQPEQPEVQDALRTLRSGDLTEAGCVYQTDVPWLAHPPAFRPAIRLTPDLRFAFVGSRDGTLRLWDVQSGKCLVSLEGHEREVRFVDVSADGRFALSAGADEVVGFWDLTEGRCLGRAAIPLPEGRPYKGAIRQVRLSGDASLALCATSYGKILVWDFHSGKGRFTLDCPDEHGRTLEVSGDARWALSAGGTEHDTVRLWDLSAGRLRHVLRGSSFSVPMGISADGERAVTSGDDGKIRIWDVGSGRLVRTLAGHTKTAAAVSLTADGRHAISGGRDKSIRFWDLETGRCLRTFEGLESEPLAVAPSPDGRHAGCVDSDVRRTWELPGGHASVLLPSGPRSHSEVSRLRGRVTALAEEAEQARASGRYARALDLLTQARSTPGFQRDPELLSAWQALGRSTVRAGLRSAWPVRTLRAHDRFLNSVDVSGDGRIAVTAGSDRTARLWDLESGACIRVLDAHSHHKVESVRLSDDGRYVLSGCQDGTVRLWRAEDGECLRVMEGDLHGISWMRFSPDGRSALVGAVGNMIRVWDLESSRLPMTLEATRDQADTAGAVAGERLAAHRGYAANSVQLWDLDSGLGLLTLRGHVDQLTSVCLSMDERAVLSSERTIRLWDTATGQCVRVFDETAGPANAVQLSADGRFAVSGHTDARVRVWDVESGRCIRVLEGHRTSVSSISLTPDGRYALSGEQDGIVRLWELDWDLAAHEPADWDEAARAHLEAFLAWHPTPLADRDVETLLARLQDAGYGWLRPDGVRAQLQRLAAAPSTPSRSEVVEAPRPVTPSPDPDPAPTGLNPVGLYRQMYEGRLAYLPSIHDARTGQVVEDRAQVIAYMKAEELVAIDFMSAIPDLFRPQEFILGGPSLHTDGVWVWRTDSIHYLENYQLDLPEDFLRHVRASAYRPRIEHDYDDNELDPFM, via the coding sequence ATGGACGAGGCAGTCGAGACTCCGGCGGTGTGGGGCGTTGGTGACATCATCGACGGCCGGTACGAGGTCTCCCTGGTGCATGAGCACGGCGGGATGGGGTTGGTCTACCGGGTTCGGCATCTGGCCTGGGGGATGGACCTGGCGGTGAAGTGCCCGCGGCCGGAATGGTTCACGAGCGCGGCCGACCGCGAGCGGTTCATCACCGAGGCGGAAACGTGGGTGTCGTTGGGGCTGCATCCGAACGTGTGCAGCTGTTACTACGTGCGCACGATGGGCGGCATCCCACGGGTCTTCGCGGAGTACGTCGCCGGTGGCAGCCTGCGGGAGTGGATCAACGACCGGCGGCTGTATGAAGGCGGGCGGCAGGAGGCGTTGGCGCGGATCCTGGACGTGTCGATCCAGGTCGCCTGGGGGCTGGAACATGCCCACGGCCGGGGGCTGGTCCACCAGGATGTGAAGCCGGACAACGTCCTGATCGACGGCGACGACCCGCAAGATCTCATGGCGAAGGTGTCCGACTTCGGGCTGGCGCGTGCGCAGGCGACCGCGCGGATGCGGCCCGAAGGCGGCAACGCGTCGGACAAGACCATCATGGTGCCCACCGGCGGGATGACTCGTGCCTACGCCTCGCCTGAGCAGTTGGCCGGGCAGGCTCTGGGGCGGCGCAGCGACATCTACAGCTTCGCGGTGTCGGTCTTGGAGATGTTCACCGGCGGCGTCACGTGGATGATCGGCTCCGCCGCCGGTGAGGTGCTGGCCGTCTACCGCGCCGGAGGTCCGGAAGAAGACGGCCTGCCGCAGGCGCCGGATGCTCTGGCCGACCTGCTCGCACGGTGCTTGGAGACGGACCCGGCCCAACGACCGCGCACGATGGCCGAGGTCGCCGAAGCCTTGGTGGGCATGTATCGGGAGGGGGCAGGTCGCCCGTACCCGCGCAGCCGGCCGGCAGCAGCCGATCTGCGGGCGGACGAGTGGAACAACCGCGCACTGTCGTTGGTCGACCTGGGCAGGCCTGCCCAGGCGCAAGAGGCGTTCGCGGCAGCGCTGAAAGCGGATCCGCGGCACGTGCGGGCCTCGTACAACGCCGGCATGTGGCGGTGGCGGCGCGGTGAGATCAGCGATGCCGGGCTCCTCGCCGACATGGAAGCGGTACGCGCCGACACCGGCGACGCGTGGCAGGCGCGGCTCGCCCTTCTCCAGGTGCATCTGGAACGCGCCGACCTCGACGCGGCGCGGGCGCTGGCCGACGCGCTCATACGCGAGCAGCCAGAACAGCCCGAGGTCCAGGATGCGTTGCGCACGTTGCGTTCTGGAGATCTCACCGAAGCCGGCTGCGTCTACCAGACCGATGTTCCGTGGCTCGCTCATCCGCCCGCCTTCAGGCCCGCGATCCGGCTCACTCCCGACCTGCGGTTCGCGTTCGTCGGGAGCCGTGATGGCACGCTGCGGCTGTGGGACGTCCAGAGCGGGAAGTGTCTCGTCTCCCTCGAAGGACACGAACGCGAGGTCCGTTTCGTCGACGTGAGCGCGGACGGGCGTTTCGCCCTCTCCGCCGGTGCTGACGAGGTGGTGGGGTTCTGGGACTTGACCGAGGGCCGCTGCCTGGGCCGCGCGGCGATCCCCCTTCCGGAGGGGCGACCGTACAAGGGCGCAATCCGCCAGGTGCGCTTGAGCGGTGACGCGAGCCTGGCACTGTGCGCCACGTCCTACGGGAAGATCCTTGTCTGGGACTTCCACTCCGGCAAGGGCCGGTTCACTCTCGATTGCCCCGACGAACACGGGCGGACCCTCGAGGTGAGCGGGGACGCGCGCTGGGCACTGTCGGCCGGCGGCACTGAGCATGACACGGTGCGGCTGTGGGACTTGTCCGCCGGACGGCTCCGGCATGTCCTGCGGGGCTCCAGCTTCTCCGTGCCGATGGGCATCAGCGCGGACGGCGAGAGGGCCGTCACCAGCGGCGACGATGGAAAGATCCGGATCTGGGACGTCGGCAGCGGCCGGTTGGTGCGCACGCTGGCCGGGCACACCAAGACGGCGGCGGCGGTGTCCCTGACCGCCGACGGCCGGCACGCGATCAGCGGCGGACGGGACAAGAGCATCCGCTTCTGGGATCTGGAGACCGGCCGCTGCCTGCGCACCTTCGAGGGTCTGGAGAGCGAGCCGCTCGCGGTCGCGCCGAGCCCGGACGGCCGGCACGCGGGCTGCGTCGATTCGGATGTCCGCCGTACCTGGGAACTGCCGGGCGGACACGCCAGCGTGCTGCTCCCGAGCGGCCCACGGTCGCACAGCGAGGTGAGCCGGCTGAGGGGCCGGGTGACGGCCCTGGCCGAGGAGGCGGAGCAGGCACGCGCGTCCGGTCGGTACGCCCGCGCACTCGATCTGCTCACGCAGGCGAGGAGTACCCCCGGATTCCAACGGGATCCCGAGCTCCTTTCTGCATGGCAGGCCCTGGGCCGCTCAACGGTGCGGGCAGGCCTGCGGTCGGCCTGGCCGGTCAGGACCTTGCGCGCCCATGACCGCTTCCTGAACTCCGTTGACGTGTCCGGGGACGGGCGGATCGCCGTGACCGCCGGCAGCGACCGGACGGCAAGGCTGTGGGACCTCGAAAGCGGAGCGTGCATCCGCGTCCTGGACGCTCACTCCCACCACAAGGTCGAGTCGGTCCGGCTGAGCGACGACGGGCGGTATGTGCTGTCCGGGTGCCAGGACGGCACTGTGCGGTTGTGGCGCGCCGAGGACGGTGAGTGCCTGCGGGTGATGGAGGGGGACCTGCACGGGATTTCGTGGATGCGGTTCAGCCCTGACGGCCGGTCGGCTCTGGTCGGCGCGGTGGGGAACATGATCCGGGTGTGGGACCTGGAGAGCAGCAGACTGCCGATGACGCTGGAGGCCACCCGCGATCAGGCGGACACGGCCGGAGCCGTCGCCGGCGAGCGCCTTGCCGCTCACCGCGGATACGCCGCCAATTCCGTACAGCTGTGGGACCTGGACAGCGGCCTGGGCCTGCTGACGCTGCGGGGGCACGTCGACCAACTGACGTCGGTGTGCCTGAGCATGGACGAGCGAGCCGTGCTCTCCAGCGAACGGACCATCCGCCTGTGGGACACGGCGACCGGGCAGTGCGTGCGGGTATTCGACGAGACCGCGGGCCCGGCGAACGCCGTCCAGCTCAGCGCCGACGGCCGTTTTGCGGTGTCCGGCCACACCGACGCCCGCGTCCGTGTGTGGGATGTGGAGAGTGGACGCTGCATCCGCGTCCTCGAAGGTCACCGGACAAGCGTGTCCAGCATCTCCTTGACGCCGGACGGCCGTTACGCGCTTTCCGGGGAACAGGACGGCATCGTCCGGCTCTGGGAACTCGACTGGGACCTGGCCGCGCATGAACCGGCCGACTGGGACGAAGCCGCGCGGGCGCACCTGGAGGCATTCCTTGCCTGGCACCCGACACCGTTGGCCGACCGCGATGTGGAGACCCTGCTCGCTCGCCTCCAAGACGCCGGCTACGGCTGGCTGCGGCCCGACGGTGTACGCGCCCAACTCCAACGCCTGGCAGCCGCCCCCTCGACACCTTCCCGAAGCGAGGTAGTTGAGGCCCCGCGCCCTGTCACCCCGAGTCCGGACCCTGACCCGGCGCCCACAGGGCTGAACCCGGTCGGGCTGTACCGGCAGATGTACGAAGGGAGGCTGGCCTACCTTCCCTCCATCCATGACGCCCGCACGGGGCAAGTGGTCGAGGACCGGGCCCAGGTCATCGCGTACATGAAGGCCGAAGAGCTCGTCGCGATCGACTTCATGTCAGCCATTCCCGACCTGTTCCGCCCGCAGGAGTTCATCCTCGGCGGGCCGTCTCTGCACACGGACGGTGTGTGGGTGTGGCGCACCGACTCGATCCACTACCTCGAGAACTACCAGCTGGACCTCCCCGAGGACTTCCTCCGCCACGTGCGGGCAAGCGCCTACCGACCGCGCATCGAGCACGACTACGACGACAACGAACTCGACCCGTTCATGTAG
- a CDS encoding helix-turn-helix domain-containing protein — protein sequence MPITVDIDVMLARRKMSVGELADSVGITPANLAVLKNGRAKAVRFTTLAALCEVLKCQPGDLLRWEAEDAAGP from the coding sequence ATGCCGATCACCGTCGACATCGACGTGATGCTCGCCAGGCGGAAGATGTCCGTGGGCGAACTCGCAGACAGCGTAGGGATCACCCCCGCCAACCTGGCGGTCCTCAAGAACGGCCGCGCCAAGGCGGTGCGCTTCACGACGCTCGCCGCGCTCTGCGAGGTGCTCAAGTGCCAGCCGGGCGACCTGCTTCGCTGGGAGGCCGAGGACGCCGCAGGCCCATGA
- a CDS encoding DUF2975 domain-containing protein, translated as MGKLTVRALRAVLVVVLTGTVFVQALMVWALVSGNDPEDGSLPLTPLRLITILGIGTAQVALVCVWRLVTMVRRGTVFSHAAFRYVDVIIGAIVAAALVWFAVTAINAPGQRDDPGVTLIMGGIGVAILGVALLVLVLRMLLAQAVARDVEAAHMQAELDEVI; from the coding sequence ATGGGAAAGCTGACAGTGCGCGCGCTGCGCGCCGTGCTCGTGGTCGTGCTCACCGGCACCGTGTTCGTACAGGCATTGATGGTGTGGGCGCTGGTCAGCGGGAATGACCCGGAGGACGGTTCGCTCCCGCTGACCCCGCTGCGCCTGATCACGATCCTGGGCATCGGGACCGCCCAGGTCGCCCTGGTCTGTGTATGGCGACTGGTCACGATGGTGCGGCGCGGAACCGTGTTCTCCCACGCCGCCTTCCGGTACGTGGACGTCATCATCGGCGCGATCGTTGCGGCTGCTCTCGTGTGGTTCGCGGTCACGGCCATCAATGCGCCCGGCCAGCGGGACGACCCGGGCGTCACCCTCATCATGGGCGGGATCGGCGTGGCCATCCTGGGAGTCGCGCTCCTCGTGCTCGTGCTGCGAATGCTGCTCGCCCAGGCCGTCGCCCGCGACGTCGAAGCGGCACATATGCAGGCCGAGTTGGACGAGGTCATCTGA
- a CDS encoding LLM class flavin-dependent oxidoreductase: protein MRFSINIPNFGDFADPRNVATVAAAAEESGWDGLFVWDHVHYRGYSGRPFGDAWMLLTAAALATSRIRVGTLLTPVARYRPQQLARQVATLDNLSGGRVIFAAGLGGPVEDEYGSFGDSTDRRVLAERLDEGLELLGQFWTGEAVDHHGRHYQARNVSLQPATVQRPRPPVWIGGFWPNRPPMRRAARWDGAVPLFDNALHGHPPDPKDVRELINYVRGHREGDTQRPFDLVVGGATSADAAKAKDVIGPLRDAGATWWDERQLDPGPDVDCLAPVLRRIEAGPPVLD, encoded by the coding sequence ATGCGCTTCTCGATCAATATCCCGAACTTCGGCGACTTCGCCGACCCCCGAAACGTGGCAACCGTAGCGGCGGCGGCCGAGGAGTCCGGGTGGGACGGGCTCTTCGTCTGGGACCACGTCCATTACCGGGGCTACTCGGGGCGGCCCTTCGGGGACGCGTGGATGCTGCTGACCGCGGCCGCACTCGCGACGTCACGGATCCGGGTGGGGACACTCCTCACTCCGGTAGCGCGCTATCGCCCGCAGCAACTCGCCCGGCAGGTAGCCACCTTGGACAACCTCAGCGGAGGCAGAGTCATCTTCGCCGCGGGGCTGGGCGGGCCGGTCGAGGACGAGTACGGCAGCTTCGGCGACTCCACCGATCGACGTGTCCTCGCCGAGCGACTGGACGAAGGACTGGAGTTGTTGGGGCAGTTCTGGACGGGCGAGGCTGTCGACCATCACGGTCGGCACTACCAGGCGCGGAACGTGAGCCTGCAGCCCGCCACCGTGCAGCGCCCCCGGCCACCGGTGTGGATCGGGGGATTCTGGCCAAACCGTCCGCCCATGCGACGGGCCGCACGATGGGACGGCGCGGTTCCCCTGTTCGACAACGCCCTGCATGGACACCCGCCGGACCCCAAGGACGTACGGGAGTTGATCAACTATGTGCGCGGCCATCGAGAAGGCGACACCCAGCGCCCCTTCGACCTCGTAGTCGGCGGCGCCACTTCGGCGGACGCCGCCAAGGCCAAGGATGTGATCGGCCCGCTGCGCGACGCGGGTGCCACCTGGTGGGACGAAAGGCAACTCGATCCTGGCCCCGATGTGGACTGCCTGGCTCCGGTGCTGCGGCGCATCGAGGCGGGGCCACCGGTACTCGATTAG